In one window of Coralliovum pocilloporae DNA:
- a CDS encoding flagellar hook-length control protein FliK has translation MSLLLAPGTGLPSSSPSTATVNPLAGADGTATSPSGNTQINKDQASTGQIGTGQIGADQANQDSISSFEAFLQAKRETGTGSSISGEQPSPRKKPAPGQAQLPLQPSPEIKTPDQAVAAQSTAGDTQDIALNSNTGQQSAKTPVYASPVLQLQAKTDTATNAATQSNTEVSGESAEAAYPGLTGLPPQLARHLERHLQNLPKDPATQTSLKDTSQPTLTTTEESVEQANPEAALLAETEQTGVTGTLKSDSEASDGAAAQQQPLNPAAQSEQARQPLDGARQAALVNAVKPATQGNGPNPAASDAGNADLGGDASLSDDGEGRATTADTAFKTALSRANSDTTSAKLATTTTQTVEQSLTSQGTNTQSAAPSALSALDSFLPGDQAAAEAQQAQTKLDAATASARVADTNRPAQLPETVANQLTTQIQRQILDGSSKFNIKLNPVELGRVDVTLRFDRDGNVMAHLFVERSETLDMMLRDSRALERSLAEAGVNVKQDGLSFSLSDGNDTASAFGDNTDQQGGNDGQASSDDTQSLTDQTAARAARPASSSLLDISI, from the coding sequence GTGAGCCTATTACTTGCACCCGGGACCGGCCTCCCCTCCTCATCGCCCTCAACGGCAACGGTAAATCCGTTGGCCGGAGCAGACGGCACAGCTACGTCTCCTTCAGGCAATACCCAGATCAATAAAGACCAGGCCAGTACAGGCCAGATCGGCACAGGCCAGATCGGCGCAGATCAGGCAAATCAGGATAGCATCTCCTCCTTTGAAGCTTTCCTTCAGGCAAAGCGGGAAACTGGAACAGGAAGCAGCATTTCAGGGGAACAGCCCTCACCCCGGAAAAAACCGGCCCCAGGTCAGGCTCAGTTGCCGCTCCAGCCGTCACCTGAAATCAAGACACCAGACCAGGCTGTCGCCGCTCAATCAACCGCTGGCGACACGCAAGACATTGCCCTGAACAGCAACACGGGTCAGCAGTCCGCAAAGACACCTGTCTATGCATCTCCAGTCCTGCAGCTTCAGGCCAAGACTGACACAGCGACGAATGCCGCGACCCAGAGCAACACGGAAGTATCAGGTGAAAGCGCCGAGGCAGCCTATCCTGGCCTTACCGGCTTGCCACCGCAGCTCGCACGCCATCTGGAACGTCACCTGCAGAATCTGCCGAAGGATCCGGCAACTCAGACATCACTGAAAGACACGAGTCAGCCAACACTGACGACCACCGAAGAGAGCGTAGAACAGGCAAATCCTGAAGCAGCGCTTCTGGCGGAGACGGAACAGACTGGCGTAACTGGAACGCTGAAATCTGATTCAGAAGCATCTGATGGCGCTGCAGCACAACAGCAGCCGTTAAACCCTGCCGCACAGTCTGAGCAGGCAAGACAGCCTCTTGATGGTGCCCGTCAGGCAGCTCTGGTCAACGCTGTGAAACCTGCAACACAGGGGAACGGTCCAAATCCGGCGGCATCTGATGCAGGCAACGCTGACCTTGGCGGCGACGCCTCTCTGTCAGACGACGGAGAAGGACGAGCCACAACAGCTGATACAGCCTTCAAAACGGCACTTTCCCGCGCAAATTCTGATACAACATCCGCGAAACTCGCAACAACAACCACCCAGACGGTCGAGCAATCGCTGACATCACAAGGGACCAACACTCAGTCAGCAGCCCCATCCGCTCTCTCTGCATTGGACAGCTTCCTGCCTGGAGATCAGGCTGCAGCCGAAGCCCAGCAAGCACAGACAAAACTTGATGCAGCAACGGCTTCTGCAAGGGTCGCCGACACCAACCGCCCTGCCCAGCTGCCTGAAACAGTTGCCAATCAACTGACGACACAGATCCAGCGGCAGATTCTTGACGGCAGCAGCAAGTTCAATATCAAGCTCAATCCGGTCGAACTGGGTCGCGTTGACGTCACGCTCCGGTTTGACCGGGATGGCAATGTGATGGCGCATCTGTTCGTTGAGCGGTCCGAAACCCTCGACATGATGCTCCGGGATTCACGCGCACTTGAGCGCTCTCTGGCAGAAGCCGGAGTTAACGTAAAGCAGGACGGCCTGTCCTTCTCGCTCAGTGATGGCAATGACACGGCTTCCGCATTCGGCGACAACACAGACCAGCAGGGTGGCAATGATGGGCAGGCCTCATCAGACGACACCCAGTCACTTACTGATCAGACAGCGGCACGAGCCGCACGACCAGCCAGTTCAAGTCTTCTGGATATCTCAATCTGA
- a CDS encoding flagellar hook assembly protein FlgD, whose amino-acid sequence MEISSTNPAGNGQTSSSQTRLAADLDTFLTLLTTQLQNQNPLEPLEAEQFTQQLTQFTAIEQQIQTNDKLDSLITASATQFASSIINYVGRTITADGSRATLDEGRAQWTFESDEATDDGLVAVVNARGDIVFEQKISIKEGQQNFVWNGKNDDGEFAPEGTYRLEVIGRDSNGLPIDVSTEISGTVSKVDVTKSPPELTVGSAQVPLTTIQSVATGS is encoded by the coding sequence ATGGAAATTTCATCAACCAATCCGGCAGGCAACGGCCAGACCTCTTCTTCTCAGACGAGGTTAGCCGCCGATCTGGATACATTTCTCACATTGCTGACGACGCAATTGCAGAACCAGAATCCGCTCGAACCGCTTGAAGCGGAACAGTTCACCCAGCAGCTCACCCAGTTCACCGCCATTGAGCAGCAGATCCAGACCAACGACAAGCTTGATTCTCTGATCACAGCCTCAGCCACGCAGTTTGCCTCTTCCATCATCAATTATGTGGGCCGCACGATCACCGCAGATGGCTCCCGTGCCACTCTGGATGAGGGACGTGCCCAATGGACATTTGAATCAGATGAGGCAACCGACGACGGATTGGTTGCTGTCGTAAATGCCCGCGGGGACATAGTCTTTGAGCAGAAGATCTCCATCAAGGAAGGGCAACAGAATTTTGTCTGGAATGGCAAGAACGATGATGGTGAATTCGCTCCGGAAGGCACTTATCGGCTGGAGGTCATAGGTCGGGACAGCAATGGTCTACCTATAGATGTCAGCACGGAGATCAGCGGTACCGTATCAAAAGTCGATGTTACCAAGTCTCCACCGGAGCTGACTGTCGGCAGCGCCCAGGTCCCGCTGACAACGATCCAGTCTGTCGCCACAGGAAGCTAA
- a CDS encoding GntR family transcriptional regulator, whose product MPSKSGKSDLYDDIKRRVLTLELKPGRDLDEVALSREFGISRTPLRDVFRQLAGEGYLEIRNNRGACVAPMSHQTLRDFFLVAPMIYSAIGRLAAQNATKEQLKDLKQAQTGFRNALKTDRPGDLVYYNDRFHTIMGEMADNVFLLPSLRRLLIDHARIGQTFYRPKDDGMKTRLRTAADQHDEFIALIEARDEDGVARLVDKHWELSRDHIELFITPDALPLELPQSA is encoded by the coding sequence ATGCCATCCAAGTCGGGGAAAAGCGATCTTTATGATGATATCAAGCGCCGCGTTCTGACGCTGGAGCTGAAACCCGGCAGAGATCTGGACGAGGTTGCGCTCAGCCGCGAATTTGGCATTTCCCGCACGCCCCTGCGCGACGTCTTCCGTCAGCTCGCAGGCGAAGGTTATCTGGAAATCCGCAACAATCGCGGGGCCTGTGTCGCCCCCATGTCCCATCAGACCCTGCGCGACTTCTTCCTCGTTGCTCCGATGATTTATTCAGCCATCGGCCGCCTCGCAGCCCAGAATGCAACCAAAGAACAGCTGAAGGACCTGAAACAGGCCCAGACCGGCTTTCGCAACGCGCTGAAGACAGACCGGCCCGGCGACCTCGTCTATTACAATGATCGCTTTCACACCATCATGGGCGAGATGGCCGATAATGTCTTTCTGCTCCCCAGCCTTCGCCGTTTGCTGATTGATCACGCCCGTATCGGCCAGACCTTCTACCGCCCCAAGGATGACGGCATGAAAACTCGCCTCAGAACAGCGGCGGATCAGCATGACGAGTTCATCGCTCTCATTGAAGCCCGTGACGAAGATGGCGTTGCCCGACTGGTCGACAAGCACTGGGAATTGTCCCGCGACCACATCGAACTGTTCATTACCCCCGACGCCCTGCCGCTGGAACTGCCACAGAGCGCTTGA
- a CDS encoding YeaH/YhbH family protein yields the protein MHIIDRRLNPKGKSLVNRQRFIRRARSQIKKAIEDGLRTGKISDIDSQGRITIKGGDRLAEPAFRPDSRKGKRSTVWPGNKDFIRGDEVRKPPSGQGQGSKASDSGEGEDAFQFSLTRDEFLEFFFEDLELPDLVKRSLKAEKTYEMRRAGFRRFGTPSALDLKRTMRNSLARRISLQRPSGSRLAELEDEIDRLKALEERSPEQETQLIRLTSSIRKASIKMQRIPYLDPLDVRYRNFEPVEKPVSQAVMFCLMDVSGSMSEHHKDLAKRFFLLLHLFLERQYERVELVFIRHTTQASEVDEETFFYSRESGGTIVSSALREMIAVISDRYPLAEWNIYAAQASDGENFDSDNGNCLEALSEHILPVCQYFAYVEVGEESDRQLFGTSKDGSALWRTYGQIQGFDQRFSMRKISDPADIYPVFRDLFARRSEAA from the coding sequence ATGCATATCATCGATCGGAGGCTGAACCCCAAGGGCAAAAGCCTCGTCAACAGACAGAGATTTATCAGACGCGCCCGGTCCCAGATCAAGAAAGCCATCGAAGATGGGCTAAGAACCGGCAAGATCTCTGACATCGACTCCCAAGGGCGGATAACAATCAAAGGTGGCGACCGCCTTGCAGAACCTGCCTTCCGCCCTGACAGTCGCAAAGGCAAGCGATCGACGGTATGGCCAGGCAATAAGGATTTCATCCGCGGTGATGAAGTGAGAAAGCCGCCTTCCGGTCAGGGTCAGGGCTCGAAGGCCAGTGACAGCGGCGAGGGAGAAGATGCATTCCAGTTCTCTCTGACCCGGGACGAGTTTCTTGAATTCTTCTTCGAGGACCTCGAACTGCCGGATCTGGTCAAGCGCAGCCTGAAAGCTGAAAAGACCTATGAAATGCGCCGGGCCGGTTTCAGACGCTTCGGCACTCCGAGCGCTCTTGACCTGAAACGAACCATGCGCAACTCGCTGGCGCGCCGCATCTCCTTGCAGCGCCCGTCTGGCAGCAGGCTCGCTGAACTGGAAGACGAAATTGACCGACTGAAGGCTCTCGAGGAGCGCTCACCGGAGCAGGAAACTCAGCTGATAAGACTGACCTCATCCATCCGGAAAGCCAGCATCAAAATGCAGCGGATTCCCTATCTCGATCCGCTGGATGTGCGTTACCGCAATTTCGAACCTGTCGAAAAACCGGTCTCGCAGGCTGTCATGTTCTGTCTGATGGATGTGTCAGGTTCCATGAGCGAGCATCACAAAGATCTCGCCAAGCGCTTTTTCCTGCTGCTGCACCTGTTTCTGGAACGACAGTATGAACGGGTCGAACTGGTGTTCATCCGTCACACCACCCAGGCCAGCGAAGTGGATGAGGAAACCTTTTTCTATTCCCGTGAAAGCGGCGGCACCATTGTCTCCTCCGCCCTCCGGGAGATGATAGCAGTCATCTCAGATCGCTACCCGCTGGCCGAGTGGAACATCTATGCGGCACAGGCCTCTGATGGCGAGAATTTTGACAGCGACAACGGCAACTGTCTGGAGGCCCTGTCAGAGCATATTCTGCCGGTCTGCCAATATTTTGCCTATGTGGAAGTGGGCGAAGAAAGCGACCGTCAATTGTTCGGAACCTCAAAGGATGGTTCGGCACTCTGGCGGACCTATGGTCAGATCCAGGGCTTCGACCAGCGCTTTTCCATGCGGAAAATCAGCGACCCGGCCGACATCTATCCGGTATTCCGCGATCTGTTCGCCCGGCGCAGCGAAGCCGCCTGA
- the fliF gene encoding flagellar basal-body MS-ring/collar protein FliF has product MKDFLEFLKQLGPARLAAMGVVAALLVGFFAFIMMRVAEPRMTPLYTDLSFDDATQITNELESAAVPFEFRAGGTTIVVPDDQVLRLRMTLAEQGLPTGGGIGYEIFDKSNALGTTSFVQNMNHLRAMEGELARTIRSLRRIRSARVHLVIPERQLFERNKKEPTASIVLDIRGTLDTSQIRAIQHLVSSAVEGLKPTRVSIVDGSGRLLAAGTGDEDNGLIASSLEERQTKIEGKLQSQIEQIISSVVGPDRARVKVTAQLDYNRLTESQEIYDPDGQVVRSQQSKTENASSTEGADNDQVTAGNQLPNAGADANGGGSQEASNTEEETVNYEISRTTKTEIKEAGQIERISVAVLVDGVYTQNADGALEYAPRPQEQLDQIASLVRTAIGFQQTRGDTVEVVNLQFAEGPSTNLAGLEEPGLFDFTRSDLLYLIELGVILLMTLIVVFVVVRPLLKRAIGAEETEEGAEGAPEGELIVQEDGTVVRQIVQEDGTVTSVPATAQDVEKLENPMGSAIELAIAQGEVQAGSIRQIGDLVADNPDEAVKLIRNWLLEAEPA; this is encoded by the coding sequence GTGAAGGATTTTCTAGAGTTTCTTAAACAACTTGGACCAGCGCGGCTTGCCGCGATGGGTGTTGTTGCGGCTCTCTTGGTCGGCTTCTTCGCCTTCATCATGATGCGGGTCGCCGAACCACGGATGACCCCGCTCTACACAGATCTGTCATTTGACGATGCAACTCAAATTACCAATGAGCTCGAAAGCGCTGCTGTCCCGTTTGAATTCCGGGCAGGTGGCACCACCATTGTAGTACCGGATGATCAGGTTCTTCGCCTCCGCATGACCCTTGCTGAACAGGGTCTGCCCACAGGCGGCGGCATTGGTTACGAAATTTTCGACAAATCCAACGCCCTCGGCACGACAAGCTTCGTCCAGAATATGAACCACCTCCGGGCGATGGAAGGCGAGCTGGCCCGAACCATCCGCTCACTAAGACGCATCCGGTCTGCCCGCGTTCACCTTGTCATTCCTGAGCGCCAGCTGTTCGAGAGAAACAAAAAGGAGCCCACCGCTTCTATCGTTCTCGATATTCGTGGCACGCTGGACACATCTCAGATCAGAGCCATCCAGCATCTGGTTTCTTCTGCCGTCGAAGGCCTGAAGCCAACCCGCGTTTCAATCGTTGACGGCAGCGGCCGTCTTCTGGCAGCCGGCACCGGCGACGAGGATAACGGCCTGATCGCCTCATCTCTTGAGGAGCGTCAGACCAAGATCGAAGGCAAGCTGCAGTCTCAGATCGAGCAGATCATTTCATCAGTCGTCGGGCCAGACCGCGCCCGTGTCAAAGTCACAGCGCAGCTCGACTATAACCGCCTGACCGAAAGCCAGGAAATCTATGATCCCGATGGCCAGGTTGTCCGGTCCCAGCAGTCCAAGACCGAAAACGCCTCATCAACCGAAGGCGCAGACAACGACCAGGTCACCGCAGGCAACCAGTTGCCCAATGCTGGCGCCGACGCCAATGGCGGCGGATCCCAGGAAGCCAGCAATACAGAAGAGGAAACCGTCAACTACGAGATCTCCCGCACCACCAAGACGGAGATCAAGGAAGCCGGACAGATCGAACGTATCTCGGTCGCTGTGCTTGTGGACGGCGTTTACACACAGAATGCAGACGGCGCGCTGGAATACGCCCCTCGCCCTCAGGAACAGCTTGATCAGATTGCCTCTCTGGTCAGAACCGCTATCGGTTTTCAGCAGACACGCGGCGATACCGTGGAAGTGGTCAATCTGCAGTTCGCAGAAGGCCCGTCAACCAATCTTGCTGGCCTCGAAGAGCCGGGCCTGTTTGATTTCACCCGATCTGATCTTCTCTATTTGATCGAGCTTGGTGTCATCCTGCTGATGACCCTGATCGTAGTCTTTGTCGTGGTCCGGCCATTGCTGAAACGCGCCATTGGTGCCGAAGAAACAGAAGAAGGTGCAGAAGGCGCTCCAGAGGGTGAACTGATCGTCCAGGAAGATGGCACCGTTGTCCGCCAGATTGTCCAGGAGGACGGTACTGTCACATCCGTTCCGGCCACAGCCCAGGATGTAGAAAAACTTGAGAACCCGATGGGTTCCGCCATCGAGCTTGCCATCGCACAGGGTGAAGTGCAGGCCGGTTCCATTCGCCAGATCGGTGATCTGGTGGCCGACAATCCGGACGAAGCTGTCAAGCTGATCCGCAACTGGCTTCTTGAAGCCGAACCAGCCTAG
- a CDS encoding DUF1153 domain-containing protein — MTDQARARVKYVLGPDGSPLTIADLPPANTKRWVIRRKAEVVAAVRGGLLSLEEACERYTLTVEEFLSWQASINRHGLAGLRTTRIQQYRH, encoded by the coding sequence ATGACCGATCAAGCTCGTGCGCGAGTAAAATATGTCCTTGGACCGGACGGAAGCCCGCTGACAATTGCGGACCTCCCCCCGGCCAATACCAAACGTTGGGTAATCCGACGCAAAGCAGAAGTAGTGGCTGCTGTCCGCGGGGGTCTCTTGAGCCTCGAGGAAGCCTGTGAGCGCTACACGCTGACTGTGGAGGAATTCCTGTCCTGGCAAGCGTCCATCAACAGGCACGGTCTTGCCGGCCTGCGCACGACGCGCATCCAGCAGTATCGTCACTAG
- a CDS encoding SpoVR family protein: MTAHAQSGPGHLYEGVDWSFHTLQSVYNAIEDIALGEFGLDVYTNQIEVISAEQMLDAYSSIGMPLMYSHWSFGKSFARNEMLYRKGHQGLAYEIVINSNPCISYVMEENSITMQALVIAHAAFGHNHFFKNNHLFRQWTDADTVLDFFQYAKQFTADCEERYGMAEVEAVLDAAHALQSHAVDRYPRKTLSEHERKERARARAEFETSSFNDLWRTLPDSTRRPEKDGGEPTGWLESLDLPESNIVYFLQHYAPRLSTWQRDLLDVTCRTAQYFYPQKQTKVMNEGCACYAHYHIMQRLHEKGLIPDSAMLEALHSHSQVIAQPDFDDQRFGGINPYALGFGMMQDIHRICMEPTDEDKAWFPDIAGNGDPLGTLKYAWENFRDESFILQYLSPHLIRDMHFFKLHDDTRKPVIRIDEIHDEHGYRDVRRTLAASYAINAMDLDIQVTEVDLDGDRTLTLTHTMKDGIPLETKEANIVLSHLAELWGYDVKLVSIDPETETIEQEFDI, encoded by the coding sequence GTGACAGCACATGCACAATCCGGCCCCGGCCATCTCTATGAAGGTGTCGACTGGTCCTTTCATACATTGCAGTCGGTCTATAATGCCATTGAGGACATTGCACTCGGCGAATTCGGCCTGGATGTCTATACCAACCAGATCGAAGTGATCTCGGCTGAGCAGATGCTGGATGCCTACTCCTCCATCGGCATGCCGCTGATGTATTCGCACTGGTCCTTCGGCAAGAGTTTCGCCCGCAATGAAATGCTCTATCGCAAGGGGCATCAGGGTCTGGCCTATGAAATCGTCATCAACTCCAACCCATGCATATCCTATGTGATGGAAGAAAACTCAATCACCATGCAGGCCCTGGTGATTGCCCACGCAGCTTTTGGTCATAACCACTTCTTCAAGAACAACCACCTGTTCAGGCAATGGACCGATGCTGATACGGTTCTCGACTTTTTCCAGTATGCCAAGCAGTTCACAGCTGATTGCGAGGAGCGCTATGGGATGGCCGAAGTGGAAGCTGTTCTGGATGCAGCCCATGCCCTGCAGTCCCACGCAGTTGACCGGTATCCACGCAAGACGTTGAGCGAGCACGAGAGAAAGGAACGTGCCCGCGCACGCGCCGAGTTTGAAACATCATCCTTCAATGATCTCTGGCGTACCCTACCGGATAGCACCCGGCGCCCTGAAAAGGATGGAGGCGAGCCCACCGGCTGGCTCGAGAGCCTGGACTTGCCCGAATCCAACATTGTTTATTTTCTTCAGCACTACGCACCGCGGCTCAGCACATGGCAGCGGGACCTGCTGGACGTCACCTGCAGAACTGCGCAATATTTCTACCCGCAGAAACAGACCAAAGTGATGAATGAGGGCTGCGCCTGCTATGCTCACTATCACATCATGCAGCGTCTGCACGAGAAGGGGCTGATTCCCGACAGTGCCATGCTCGAGGCACTACACAGCCATTCACAGGTTATCGCCCAGCCTGATTTCGATGATCAGCGCTTTGGTGGCATCAATCCATACGCTCTGGGGTTCGGCATGATGCAGGATATCCACCGCATCTGCATGGAGCCAACGGATGAAGACAAGGCCTGGTTTCCTGATATTGCCGGCAATGGTGACCCTCTCGGCACCCTGAAATATGCCTGGGAGAACTTCCGCGATGAGAGCTTCATCCTGCAATATCTGAGCCCGCATCTGATCCGTGACATGCATTTCTTCAAACTGCATGATGACACCAGAAAACCCGTTATCCGCATTGATGAAATCCATGACGAGCACGGCTACAGGGACGTCCGCAGAACGCTCGCGGCCTCCTATGCCATCAATGCCATGGATCTCGACATTCAGGTCACTGAAGTTGATCTGGACGGCGATCGGACCCTGACCCTGACCCACACCATGAAAGACGGCATCCCACTTGAGACCAAGGAAGCCAATATTGTCCTGTCTCACCTGGCGGAGCTATGGGGATATGATGTGAAGCTGGTCTCTATCGATCCGGAGACAGAAACCATCGAGCAGGAATTCGACATCTGA
- the mnmA gene encoding tRNA 2-thiouridine(34) synthase MnmA produces the protein MTDQINSLGLKSRPEDTRVVVAMSGGVDSSVVAGLLQRQGYDVVGITLQLYDHGAAVHRKGACCAGQDIHDARRVAETLGIPHYVLDYESRFRETVIEQFADSYLAGETPVPCINCNQTVKFKDLLETAKNLGADVLATGHYIRTEPVDGHYGMFRPVDLDRDQSYFLFATTQEQLDFLRFPLGGMTKPETRELAHEFGLEIADKHDSQDICFVPDGRYTDIIRKLRPEAGDPGEIVHLDGRVLGTHDGIINFTIGQRRGIGVAIGEPLYVVRLEPEQRRVIVGPYEALLTHTIRLRDVNWLGDQDIPEEGLQIFAKVRSTRPPTPARLACEGGVYSVTLTSGEAGVAPGQACVFYDDEGDAARVLGGGWIDGTDASNGGLTMSEPAFSNAAQ, from the coding sequence ATGACCGATCAGATTAACAGCCTCGGCCTGAAAAGCCGCCCTGAGGATACGCGCGTGGTTGTCGCCATGTCGGGCGGGGTGGATTCCTCTGTTGTGGCTGGTCTCCTGCAGCGGCAGGGCTATGATGTGGTCGGGATTACATTGCAGCTCTACGATCATGGAGCCGCGGTACATCGCAAAGGAGCCTGCTGCGCGGGGCAGGATATTCATGATGCCCGTCGTGTAGCCGAAACACTCGGTATTCCCCATTATGTGCTGGACTATGAAAGCCGGTTCCGCGAAACGGTGATTGAGCAGTTTGCGGACAGCTATCTGGCCGGGGAAACCCCGGTGCCGTGTATCAACTGCAATCAGACGGTCAAGTTCAAGGATCTGCTTGAGACTGCCAAGAATCTCGGTGCCGATGTGCTGGCAACGGGGCACTATATCCGGACTGAACCGGTGGATGGGCATTATGGCATGTTCCGGCCGGTGGATCTGGATCGGGACCAGAGCTACTTCCTCTTTGCGACCACACAGGAGCAGCTGGATTTTCTGCGCTTTCCGCTTGGTGGCATGACCAAGCCGGAAACCCGTGAGCTGGCGCATGAGTTCGGGCTGGAGATTGCAGACAAGCATGACAGCCAGGATATCTGTTTCGTGCCGGACGGACGCTATACGGACATCATTCGCAAACTGCGTCCCGAGGCCGGGGATCCCGGTGAAATTGTGCATCTGGATGGACGTGTTCTCGGCACACATGACGGCATTATCAACTTCACCATTGGCCAGCGGCGCGGTATTGGTGTTGCCATCGGTGAGCCGCTTTATGTGGTGCGACTGGAACCGGAACAGCGCCGGGTGATTGTCGGCCCTTATGAAGCGCTTCTGACCCATACGATCCGCCTCAGGGATGTGAACTGGCTGGGCGATCAGGATATCCCTGAAGAGGGCCTGCAGATTTTCGCCAAAGTCCGCTCCACGCGCCCGCCAACACCAGCTCGTCTTGCGTGTGAGGGCGGTGTCTATTCTGTCACGCTCACGAGCGGAGAGGCCGGGGTAGCCCCGGGGCAGGCTTGTGTCTTCTATGATGATGAGGGGGATGCTGCACGGGTTCTGGGTGGTGGCTGGATCGATGGCACTGATGCTTCAAACGGCGGCCTGACTATGTCGGAGCCCGCCTTTTCGAACGCGGCCCAGTAA
- the fliG gene encoding flagellar motor switch protein FliG, translating into MSAGALVVQQGAEDRELVGPERVAVLLLALGEQYGSPIWDRLDDMEVKQVSTAMAKLGPVTGDMLNELFVDFVTALTSKGAVMGNYDSTERLLQSFLPKDRVSTIMEEIRGPAGRNMWEKLSNVQETVLANYLKNEYPQTVAVVLSKIRSDHASRVLGILPEDFALEVVNRMLRMDAVQKDVLDKVEQTLRVEFMSNLSHTTRRDSHELMAEIFNNFDRQTEARFITALEEENRDSADKIKTLMFTFDDLGKLDTGSVQTLLRNVEKDLLSVALKGANESVREFFFSNMSTRAAALLEEDMAAMGPIRLRDVDEAQGTMVNIAKDLAAKGELIIMKNNGDDELVY; encoded by the coding sequence ATGTCCGCAGGTGCACTGGTAGTCCAGCAAGGCGCAGAAGATCGGGAACTGGTAGGCCCGGAACGCGTTGCCGTTCTCCTTCTGGCACTTGGCGAACAGTATGGTTCACCGATCTGGGATCGGCTCGATGATATGGAAGTGAAGCAGGTTTCCACGGCAATGGCGAAGCTCGGCCCGGTAACCGGCGACATGCTCAATGAGCTGTTTGTCGACTTCGTAACGGCCCTCACCTCCAAGGGTGCCGTCATGGGCAACTACGATTCCACAGAGCGCCTGCTGCAGTCCTTCCTGCCGAAAGACAGGGTCAGCACCATCATGGAAGAAATTCGCGGCCCCGCTGGCCGAAACATGTGGGAAAAGCTCTCAAACGTTCAGGAAACCGTTCTCGCCAACTATCTCAAGAACGAATATCCGCAGACCGTTGCCGTGGTCCTTAGCAAGATCCGCTCGGATCATGCCTCCCGTGTGCTTGGAATCCTGCCCGAAGACTTCGCCCTCGAAGTGGTCAACCGCATGCTGCGCATGGATGCCGTCCAGAAGGATGTTCTCGACAAGGTGGAACAGACATTGCGTGTCGAATTCATGTCCAACCTGTCACACACCACCCGCCGGGACTCCCACGAGCTGATGGCTGAAATCTTCAACAATTTCGACCGTCAGACCGAGGCGCGGTTCATTACAGCTCTCGAAGAGGAAAACCGCGACAGCGCCGACAAGATCAAGACGCTGATGTTCACATTCGACGATCTCGGCAAGCTGGATACCGGCAGCGTCCAGACACTTCTTCGGAACGTGGAAAAAGACCTCCTCTCTGTCGCCCTCAAGGGTGCAAACGAGAGTGTGCGAGAATTCTTTTTCTCCAACATGTCCACCCGCGCCGCCGCTCTGCTTGAAGAAGACATGGCAGCCATGGGACCGATCAGGCTGCGGGACGTGGATGAAGCCCAGGGCACCATGGTCAATATCGCCAAGGATCTGGCGGCCAAGGGTGAGCTGATCATCATGAAGAATAACGGCGACGACGAGCTGGTTTACTGA